The Desulfatirhabdium butyrativorans DSM 18734 genomic interval ATACGAAAGGAAGGCATGAAACCCGAAATGTTCCGCAGTTCCCTGCGATCGATGATGTATGCCGCTGTCTGTCTGCTGGTCTTCCTGGCAGGATGCGGTTGGTTTTCCGGCAGCCTGAATCCGATCAAAAGCGTATCGAAACTCTGGCGATCCACAGACAGCGGACTGATGCTGCGTGTGGGCATCAGCCCTGTCAGTCTGCACCAGGTTCATCTGGAGCCCGGCATGCAGGAAAAATTTCAGCGGATGTTTGACGAGGATCTCCGGTCCCTGAAATTGCCCGCCCTGTGGGTCGATCCCGGCAGCCCGGGGTGTCCGGACTTCATCAAATCGCCCGGAGTCAACCCTGCAGGTGATTTTGACAATGTGGCTTTCGCCCGGGAAGCCCGGAAATGGGGTTTTCAGGCTCTGGTTCGCCTTACTCTGCTTGCCTATGATGTACATGAGCGCAGCACAGGTTTCCTGTGGTATCAGAGAAGCGTTGAAGAGGGCCGGTTCCTGTGGAATGTCTCCGTGTATGACAGCGAAACCGGGGCCAAAATGGATGAAGTGACCATCCCGACACTCTTCAAGGCGGACGAAGACGATCTGAAGTTGATCCGCAAGGGCAATTACAGCAATGTCACCCGGGCGCCCGAAGCCGCCGAAAAATCCCTGGTTGCCGTTGCAAAGGCCGTATCGGACATCCTCGCGGATACACCCTGGAAAGGGTATGTCATCGACGTGTCCGAGAACCGGCTGGTTCTTTCCTCGGGATCGGAAGCCGGGCTTACTCCGGGCAGAGAACTGGTGGTGACCAGCCCCGCCACACCTTTTACCGGGAAAAACGGGCAGCAGTTCTTCCTGCCGGGTCAGATCATCGGTAAAATCCGGATCGAATCGGTATCGGAAAACCGCAGCGAAGCGCTGACACTGGATGGGGTTCAGGTCGAAAAGGGATCGACGGTCAAGGCATTGAAATGAACCGCGACCTGTTGATCTCCGGTTTGCGGGAAGGGGCGAAAAAAGGCTGGAGCGGTTTTGTCTGGCTTGTGGAAATTCTCGTGCCCATCTCGTTTCTGACGGCCATGCTCCAGTACAGCGGGTGGCTCCATCAGATGGAGGGACTCATCGCACCGGGAATGAACTGGATCGGGTTGCCCGGCGCAGCGGCGCTTCCGATCCTGGTCGGCATGCTCACGGGGGTATACGGAGGTATCGCCGCCATGGTCATGCTGCCGTTCAGCCCCCATCAAATGACACTCATTGCCATTTTTGTGCTCATCTCCCACAACCTCATCCAGGAATCCTTCATTCAGGCGAAATCCGGTTTTACAGCGGGAAAAGCAGCCGTTTTCCGGATACTGGCGAGCCTGCTCACCGTCGTCATTGTCGCCAGAGTGCTGGGCGCCGCAGCGGCCATTCCGGCAGGCGCATCATCGGCCATGGCAGCAGCGGGAGCCGCACATCCTTCCCTGGGCGCCTATCTGACGGACTGGGCCTTTTCCATGGCCCATCTTTCGCTCAAAATCTTTTTCATCGTCATGGGATTGATGATGGTGCTGGGCCTGTTGAAATCCTTCAATTGGATTCCAAAGCTGGTGCGGGTGTTGCGCCCTTTTCTGAAGCTGATGGGCCTCAACGAGAAAGTCGGCGTGTTGTGGCTGACGGCAGTGGTGTTCGGCTTGAGTTACGGAGCTGCTGTGATCGTGGAGGAAGCCCGGGAAGGCATACTGACCAAAACGGATCTGGAAAAGCTGCATATTTCGGTCGGGATCAACCACTCCATGGTGGAAGATCCGCTGCTGTTTGTGGCGATCGGTGTCAGCGCATTCTGGCTCTATGTGCCGAGGCTCATTACCGCCATCGTTGCCGTCAAATTATGGGATGGCTGGCTGAAACACAGACCTGCCTCAGACGCACCGGCCATGCCTCTTTCATAAGTCGGCGCCTGAACGAAAAACCCCTATTTGGAGCAGTGCGCCGCCTGCGGGCAGGCTGTACCCAAAACGGGTTTTCCGTTCAGGCACCAGGTAGTATCCAAAACGGGCTTTCGTTCAGATGAACCCAATCGGGCAAATGTTCGGTCCCGCATACCGGTTCGCATTCGAACGGATACCTTGGGCAGCTTCGGTGTGCTGCGATTTGAAGTGCGAAATGCGCAGTATCATTGCTGCCCCCGCTTTCGCGGTCTCCGTTCGAATGCTTGCCGGAATATCATTTTGATGGCCAAAACATTACCGCTTGTAATCCTGGCGCAATTGTT includes:
- a CDS encoding nucleoside recognition domain-containing protein; translation: MNRDLLISGLREGAKKGWSGFVWLVEILVPISFLTAMLQYSGWLHQMEGLIAPGMNWIGLPGAAALPILVGMLTGVYGGIAAMVMLPFSPHQMTLIAIFVLISHNLIQESFIQAKSGFTAGKAAVFRILASLLTVVIVARVLGAAAAIPAGASSAMAAAGAAHPSLGAYLTDWAFSMAHLSLKIFFIVMGLMMVLGLLKSFNWIPKLVRVLRPFLKLMGLNEKVGVLWLTAVVFGLSYGAAVIVEEAREGILTKTDLEKLHISVGINHSMVEDPLLFVAIGVSAFWLYVPRLITAIVAVKLWDGWLKHRPASDAPAMPLS